From Klebsiella electrica, the proteins below share one genomic window:
- a CDS encoding extracellular solute-binding protein yields the protein MNDYSALRVKAGLLAMLVISGSAAAATTQVNALFMTQAAYSENDIRAMTTDFEKQNPDIKINLEFVPYEALHDKIVAARGAGGNGYDVVLFDAIWPAEFSHFDLLQDVSARIPAAEREKIFPGAMNTVVYKGKTLGMPWILDTKYLYYNKAMLDKAGIKQLPTTWQQVLDDARIIKDKGIVKYPLVWSWSQAEALVCDYTTLVSGFGGQFYQNGKLDFSTPASLKAVTLMKKSLDDGLSNPASREYLEEDVRKAFSNGDAAFALNWTYMYNMANDPKQSKVAGDVGIMPAPGDTPDKPGAVNGSMGLGIAKASQHPEQAWQYIHYLTSQPVQDKYAKLSLPVWKSSYQDPAVAKGQESLIAAADKSLNVMLSRPETADYSRLSNALQQQLQAVLQGKAAPDAAMQAVDKSAARLR from the coding sequence ATGAACGACTACAGTGCATTGCGGGTTAAAGCCGGTCTGCTGGCTATGCTGGTCATCAGCGGGAGTGCGGCGGCAGCCACCACTCAGGTTAACGCCCTGTTTATGACCCAGGCGGCGTACAGCGAAAATGACATTCGTGCCATGACCACCGACTTCGAAAAACAAAACCCGGATATCAAAATCAACCTTGAGTTCGTCCCCTACGAAGCGTTGCATGACAAAATCGTTGCTGCGCGTGGCGCCGGCGGCAACGGCTACGACGTGGTGCTGTTCGATGCCATCTGGCCTGCCGAATTTAGCCACTTCGATCTGCTGCAGGATGTCTCGGCACGTATTCCCGCCGCCGAACGGGAGAAAATCTTCCCCGGCGCCATGAATACCGTGGTTTACAAAGGTAAAACGCTGGGCATGCCGTGGATCCTCGACACCAAGTATCTTTACTACAACAAAGCGATGCTGGACAAAGCCGGGATCAAGCAGCTGCCGACCACCTGGCAACAGGTGCTGGATGACGCCAGAATCATCAAGGATAAAGGCATCGTTAAATACCCGCTGGTGTGGAGCTGGTCGCAGGCAGAAGCGCTGGTGTGCGACTACACCACCCTCGTCTCCGGGTTTGGCGGACAGTTTTATCAGAATGGCAAACTGGATTTTTCCACCCCGGCGTCGTTGAAAGCGGTCACGCTGATGAAGAAATCGCTGGATGACGGGTTGAGCAATCCGGCCTCGCGCGAATATCTGGAAGAGGATGTGCGCAAGGCCTTCTCCAACGGCGACGCGGCATTTGCCCTGAACTGGACCTATATGTACAACATGGCCAACGACCCGAAACAAAGTAAGGTCGCGGGCGATGTCGGCATTATGCCGGCACCCGGCGATACGCCGGACAAACCCGGGGCGGTGAACGGGTCAATGGGGTTAGGTATTGCCAAAGCCAGCCAGCATCCGGAGCAGGCGTGGCAGTATATCCACTATCTGACCTCGCAACCGGTGCAGGATAAATACGCGAAGCTGAGCCTGCCGGTGTGGAAATCCTCCTACCAGGACCCGGCCGTGGCGAAAGGTCAGGAGAGCCTGATCGCCGCAGCGGATAAATCGCTGAACGTAATGCTTTCGCGCCCGGAAACCGCGGACTACTCGCGACTCTCCAACGCGTTACAGCAGCAGCTTCAGGCGGTCTTGCAAGGTAAAGCCGCCCCGGACGCCGCGATGCAAGCCGTCGACAAAAGCGCGGCGCGCCTGCGTTAA
- a CDS encoding carbohydrate ABC transporter permease, whose amino-acid sequence MLSLQQREQRQAWVLLAPMLIVMFLLTAWPLARTLWLSFTDTALVGNGDATNYLWLDNYLYALTDPDFRAAFARTLYFTVVSVAIEGVIGVLVALLLNQQFVGRTLLRVLVILPWALPTIVNAMMWRLNFNPDYGSINALLSQWGIIDGYRSWLGSPDSALNAVMLADIWKNYPLVTLLVLAALQSIPEDLYEAARLDGASSWRRFRAITFPAIAAPLGVALILRTIDAFKVFDIIYVMTRGGPLDSTRTLSFFVYQESFSYLRAGSGAAYAILMTLMCALLIVLYLFMLLRQRRRSTDYET is encoded by the coding sequence ATGCTGAGTTTGCAACAACGCGAACAGCGTCAGGCATGGGTGCTGCTGGCACCCATGCTGATCGTGATGTTCCTGCTGACGGCCTGGCCACTGGCGCGCACCCTGTGGCTGAGTTTTACCGACACCGCGCTGGTGGGCAATGGCGATGCGACCAATTACCTCTGGCTGGATAACTATCTGTATGCGTTAACCGACCCGGATTTTCGCGCCGCCTTCGCCCGCACGCTCTATTTCACCGTGGTCTCCGTCGCCATTGAAGGGGTTATCGGCGTGCTGGTGGCGCTGTTGCTCAATCAGCAATTTGTCGGACGCACTCTCCTGCGGGTGCTGGTCATTTTGCCCTGGGCGCTGCCGACTATCGTTAACGCGATGATGTGGCGGCTCAACTTCAACCCGGACTACGGCAGTATTAACGCTTTGCTCAGTCAATGGGGCATTATCGACGGTTATCGCAGCTGGCTGGGGTCGCCGGACTCGGCACTCAATGCGGTGATGCTGGCGGACATCTGGAAGAACTATCCGCTGGTCACCCTGCTGGTGCTGGCCGCGCTGCAATCCATTCCGGAGGATTTATACGAAGCAGCCCGCCTTGACGGCGCTTCGTCGTGGCGGCGGTTTCGCGCCATTACCTTCCCGGCAATCGCCGCCCCGCTCGGCGTGGCCCTGATCCTGCGCACCATCGACGCATTTAAGGTCTTCGATATTATCTATGTGATGACCCGCGGCGGGCCGCTGGACAGTACCCGCACGCTGAGTTTCTTCGTCTACCAGGAGTCCTTTAGCTATCTGCGGGCGGGCAGCGGCGCGGCGTACGCCATCCTGATGACCCTGATGTGCGCCCTGCTGATCGTCCTGTATCTGTTTATGCTGCTTCGCCAGCGCCGCCGGAGCACTGATTATGAAACGTAA
- a CDS encoding Bcr/CflA family efflux MFS transporter, with protein MLGRSVMVLVTALLMFPQIVETIYSPALTDISRYFSVSAAKATQTLSLYFIGFAVGVLFWGRFSDRYGRRPALLAGLTVYALGCMLALAARDFTLLLAARMLSAFGAATGSVVSQTILRDRFNGRQLAALFSMAGLALAVSPAAGIYLGGAIVASWGMHGVLTALALLAAVLLLLCCWLLPETRPPQPVHTAFLPLLRRMATDKQLALAVLLVTAFNVSLFSYYSLAPFIFAQLRQGSVIFGYSGLALAVGSLAGALCNRWLLRKAVAEEAILLFACLIQLISSIALFCLRDTLLFLLPMIGITFAYAMAIPLVLGTALSAYGHCRGTAGAIFGLAYYVLIGLGLAAVGWGQSLAEALMACAWVSGIAGLRYGCCLRNMRAD; from the coding sequence ATGCTCGGGCGTTCGGTCATGGTGCTGGTCACCGCATTATTGATGTTCCCGCAGATCGTGGAGACGATTTACAGTCCGGCGCTGACCGATATCAGCCGCTATTTTTCCGTCAGTGCGGCAAAGGCGACGCAAACCCTGTCGCTTTACTTTATCGGCTTTGCCGTCGGCGTGCTGTTCTGGGGCCGATTCAGCGACCGCTATGGTCGGCGTCCGGCGCTACTGGCGGGCCTCACGGTCTATGCCCTGGGCTGTATGCTGGCGCTGGCGGCACGTGATTTCACGCTACTGCTGGCCGCCCGGATGCTGTCGGCGTTCGGTGCGGCAACGGGATCGGTGGTGAGCCAGACGATACTGCGGGACCGGTTTAATGGTCGCCAGCTTGCCGCGCTTTTCTCAATGGCGGGCCTCGCGCTGGCGGTCAGCCCGGCGGCAGGCATTTACCTCGGCGGAGCCATCGTCGCCAGCTGGGGAATGCACGGCGTGTTGACGGCCCTCGCGCTGCTGGCCGCGGTGTTACTGCTGCTGTGCTGTTGGCTGCTGCCGGAAACTCGTCCGCCGCAGCCTGTTCACACCGCCTTTTTACCGCTGTTACGCCGGATGGCGACGGATAAGCAACTGGCCCTGGCGGTTTTGCTGGTGACGGCCTTCAACGTCAGCCTGTTCAGCTATTACAGCCTGGCGCCGTTCATCTTCGCGCAACTGCGTCAGGGGAGCGTGATTTTTGGTTACAGCGGTCTGGCGCTGGCCGTCGGGTCGTTGGCCGGGGCATTGTGCAATCGCTGGCTGCTGCGCAAAGCCGTCGCGGAAGAGGCAATATTGCTGTTCGCCTGCCTGATACAGTTGATAAGCAGCATCGCGCTGTTTTGCCTGCGGGACACGCTGCTGTTTCTGCTGCCGATGATCGGCATCACCTTCGCCTACGCCATGGCTATCCCGCTGGTGCTCGGCACGGCGCTGAGCGCCTATGGTCACTGTCGGGGAACCGCCGGGGCTATCTTCGGCCTCGCTTATTATGTGTTGATTGGCCTCGGGCTGGCGGCGGTGGGATGGGGGCAATCGCTGGCGGAGGCGCTGATGGCGTGCGCCTGGGTAAGCGGCATCGCCGGGTTACGCTACGGCTGCTGTTTGCGCAACATGCGGGCGGACTAA
- a CDS encoding ABC transporter ATP-binding protein — protein MASVELLNVAKQYGKQTVLHPLDLTIPDGSFTVLVGPSGCGKSTLLRLLAGLESLSAGTILMNNRPINDLDPADRDVAMVFQSYALYPHLTVAENLAFHMQVKKVDKTTQKNKVQHIASMLGIDKLLGRYPRALSGGQRQRVAMGRAMVRNPQVFLFDEPLSNLDAQLRMELRAEIKSLHQRFNTTMIYVTHDQVEAMTLADQIVVMRDGVIVQQGAPLEIYDSPCNTFVARFIGSPPMNLLEGKIQQRDGQPGVQCGELWLALPERWYPAAMQQGQAPVIVGLRPQDIQPAGEGLPGIVNIVEVTGESTLLHLDWQGFPIHVQVAGRLEATLRQPLPLAVRREKIHLFDAVSGERLASTR, from the coding sequence ATGGCCAGCGTTGAACTGCTAAACGTCGCCAAACAGTACGGTAAACAGACGGTGCTGCATCCGCTGGACTTGACCATTCCGGACGGCAGCTTTACGGTGCTGGTGGGGCCATCCGGCTGCGGGAAATCAACGCTGCTGCGCCTGCTGGCCGGGCTGGAAAGCCTGTCCGCGGGAACGATATTGATGAACAACCGCCCGATCAACGATCTCGATCCCGCGGACCGCGATGTCGCCATGGTTTTTCAGAGCTACGCGCTCTACCCCCATCTGACGGTGGCGGAAAACCTCGCTTTCCATATGCAGGTCAAAAAAGTCGACAAGACGACGCAGAAAAACAAGGTTCAGCACATCGCCAGTATGCTGGGGATCGATAAACTGCTCGGCCGCTATCCGCGCGCACTCTCCGGCGGCCAGCGTCAGCGCGTGGCCATGGGTCGGGCGATGGTGCGTAATCCGCAGGTCTTTCTGTTCGATGAGCCGCTCTCCAACCTCGATGCCCAGCTACGTATGGAACTGCGGGCCGAGATCAAATCCCTGCACCAGCGCTTTAACACCACCATGATTTACGTCACCCACGATCAGGTGGAAGCCATGACGCTTGCCGACCAGATAGTGGTGATGCGCGATGGCGTGATCGTGCAGCAGGGGGCGCCGCTGGAGATATACGATAGCCCCTGCAACACCTTCGTGGCGCGTTTTATCGGCTCCCCGCCGATGAATCTGCTGGAGGGGAAGATTCAGCAGCGCGATGGTCAGCCCGGCGTGCAGTGCGGCGAACTGTGGCTGGCCCTGCCTGAACGCTGGTATCCGGCGGCGATGCAGCAGGGTCAGGCGCCGGTGATTGTTGGTCTGCGTCCGCAGGATATTCAGCCTGCTGGCGAAGGGCTGCCGGGGATCGTCAATATTGTCGAGGTCACCGGCGAGTCTACGCTGCTGCATCTCGACTGGCAGGGTTTCCCGATCCACGTCCAGGTCGCCGGGCGTCTCGAGGCGACTCTCCGTCAGCCCTTGCCGCTGGCGGTACGACGCGAGAAAATCCATCTCTTCGATGCCGTCAGCGGCGAACGACTGGCGTCAACGCGCTAA
- a CDS encoding ROK family transcriptional regulator, producing the protein MKTSGTNLEHARVHNRRVVIEAVRLHGTLTRAELARITALTPQTVSNIVAELQQMALLTSHEPRRAAGRGQPAVPVSLNPASAWSIGIHLDHQTLIIVLVDLTGEIHFRRLILVQKPQPGATFARIAGVVQEMKALPGLDWSRVLGIGVVMPGPFGVEGISSTGPTTLNGWEGVDVASELERISGLPVTLENDATVAAIGERFHGVARQLHSFVYLYIGTGLGAGIFADGHIYTGHAHNAGEVGHIVVQPGGRPCYCGNQGCLERYVSLQAAYEFCGLDPYRALPEDLLAVEASLFDSWVETALPPLRQAINMLECVFDAQTVVVGGMMPAPLLEKVLARLPPLYQSVRGRYLPAMRVKMGMTGTDTAALGAAALPIFDEFNPQFQALMK; encoded by the coding sequence ATGAAAACCTCGGGAACCAACCTTGAACATGCGCGTGTACACAACCGACGGGTGGTGATTGAGGCCGTGCGTCTGCACGGTACATTGACCCGGGCGGAGCTGGCGCGAATTACCGCGCTGACGCCGCAAACGGTCTCCAATATTGTCGCCGAGCTACAGCAGATGGCGCTGCTCACCAGTCATGAACCGCGCCGCGCGGCAGGGCGCGGTCAGCCGGCGGTGCCGGTGAGTCTTAACCCCGCCAGCGCATGGTCAATCGGGATCCATCTCGACCATCAAACCTTAATCATCGTGCTGGTGGATCTCACCGGCGAGATCCATTTCCGTCGGCTCATTCTGGTGCAAAAGCCCCAACCTGGTGCCACCTTTGCCCGCATTGCCGGGGTGGTGCAGGAGATGAAAGCGCTACCCGGGCTCGACTGGAGCCGGGTGCTGGGCATTGGCGTAGTGATGCCAGGGCCGTTTGGCGTGGAGGGCATTTCATCGACCGGGCCGACCACTCTCAACGGCTGGGAAGGGGTGGATGTGGCGTCGGAGCTGGAGCGGATAAGCGGTCTGCCGGTCACCCTGGAAAATGACGCCACGGTAGCGGCTATCGGCGAGCGCTTCCACGGCGTGGCGCGACAGCTGCATTCGTTTGTTTATCTGTATATCGGCACCGGGCTCGGCGCCGGGATTTTCGCCGACGGCCATATTTATACCGGCCACGCCCACAATGCCGGAGAGGTCGGGCATATCGTGGTGCAACCGGGAGGACGCCCCTGTTACTGCGGCAACCAGGGCTGCCTTGAACGCTACGTTTCCCTACAGGCGGCCTATGAGTTTTGCGGCCTCGACCCCTACCGGGCGCTGCCCGAGGATCTGCTGGCGGTGGAGGCGTCGCTGTTCGATAGCTGGGTGGAGACGGCGTTACCGCCGCTGCGCCAGGCCATTAATATGCTGGAGTGCGTGTTCGATGCGCAAACGGTGGTGGTCGGCGGGATGATGCCCGCGCCGCTGCTGGAGAAAGTGCTGGCCCGTCTGCCGCCGCTGTATCAGTCGGTGCGCGGGCGCTATCTCCCGGCCATGCGGGTGAAAATGGGGATGACGGGCACCGACACCGCCGCCCTCGGCGCTGCCGCACTGCCGATCTTCGATGAGTTTAACCCGCAGTTTCAGGCCTTGATGAAGTAG
- a CDS encoding carbohydrate kinase family protein, with translation MQTLTAPVLYIAGNYNIDLIMGTLAHWPAPGTEVMLEHSALRPGGSAGNCALAAAAMQIPHCAVGCQGDDAFSAWLAARFPGSAERWPQYPCETSLTVAVTHPDKERSFLSNYGHITRLSAEDILAQLPTRATPGDILLLCGTFLCTALLPDYPRLLATLRERGFQVAVDTGWPPHNWDRALREATHRWLGDCDWLLLNEVETLGLANQDALPAAARSLAERLSGRGGCIVKCGAGGAWWWTADQGHHAPVKPVEVIDTIGAGDSFNAGFLAGLLNGQSASQALRWGNAVAAYAIGSSPRRYPDWRTLQHHIEEVDYGQR, from the coding sequence ATGCAAACGCTCACCGCGCCTGTGCTCTATATCGCAGGTAATTACAATATTGACCTCATTATGGGGACCCTTGCGCACTGGCCGGCTCCCGGCACCGAGGTGATGCTGGAACACAGCGCGCTGCGCCCCGGTGGTTCCGCGGGCAACTGCGCGCTGGCGGCCGCGGCCATGCAGATCCCCCACTGCGCCGTCGGCTGCCAGGGAGACGATGCCTTTAGCGCCTGGCTGGCGGCCCGCTTTCCCGGTAGCGCCGAACGCTGGCCGCAGTATCCCTGCGAGACTTCGCTGACGGTGGCGGTGACCCATCCCGACAAAGAACGTTCATTTCTCAGCAACTACGGACATATCACCCGCCTGTCCGCCGAGGATATTCTGGCTCAGCTCCCGACCAGGGCGACGCCCGGCGATATTCTGCTGCTCTGCGGCACCTTCTTATGCACCGCGCTGCTGCCGGACTATCCGCGTCTGCTGGCGACCCTGCGCGAACGCGGTTTTCAGGTGGCGGTCGATACCGGCTGGCCGCCGCACAACTGGGACCGCGCGCTGCGTGAGGCGACCCACCGCTGGCTCGGCGATTGCGACTGGCTGCTGCTCAATGAGGTCGAAACGCTTGGCCTTGCGAACCAGGACGCTCTCCCGGCAGCGGCCCGCAGCCTGGCGGAGCGTCTCAGCGGCCGGGGCGGCTGTATTGTCAAATGCGGCGCCGGGGGCGCCTGGTGGTGGACGGCAGACCAGGGACATCACGCGCCGGTGAAACCGGTCGAGGTCATCGACACCATCGGCGCCGGAGACAGTTTTAATGCCGGGTTTCTTGCCGGTTTGTTAAACGGCCAGTCGGCCTCACAGGCGTTACGTTGGGGCAACGCCGTGGCCGCGTACGCGATCGGTTCATCCCCGCGTCGCTATCCGGACTGGCGAACCTTGCAACACCACATCGAGGAGGTCGACTATGGCCAGCGTTGA
- a CDS encoding 6,7-dimethyl-8-ribityllumazine synthase: protein MSSLNVAFIKANWHSDIVSQAQSGFQQELERQQVDYSLDSWDVPGAFEMPLLAQKLAKSGRYDAIVCAALVVDGGIYRHDFVAQAVVSGLMQAQLATEVPMFSVSLTPHNFQPADEFIDFYSQHFVKKGQEAARAVLQIHNLPLAKA, encoded by the coding sequence ATGTCATCGTTAAACGTCGCCTTTATCAAAGCCAACTGGCACAGTGACATCGTCAGCCAGGCGCAGAGCGGTTTTCAGCAAGAGCTGGAGCGTCAGCAGGTTGATTATTCACTCGACAGCTGGGATGTCCCTGGCGCATTTGAAATGCCGCTTCTGGCTCAGAAGCTGGCAAAAAGCGGACGCTATGATGCCATCGTGTGCGCCGCGCTGGTGGTCGATGGCGGCATCTATCGCCATGACTTCGTCGCCCAGGCCGTGGTCAGCGGTCTGATGCAGGCCCAGCTGGCGACAGAAGTCCCGATGTTCTCCGTCTCCCTGACGCCGCACAACTTCCAGCCTGCCGACGAGTTCATCGATTTTTACAGCCAGCATTTCGTCAAAAAGGGCCAGGAGGCCGCCAGAGCGGTGCTGCAGATCCACAACTTGCCGCTGGCGAAAGCGTGA
- a CDS encoding proteasome-type protease yields the protein MTYCVAMCLADGLVFASDSRTNAGVDHIATFKKLHVFAEEGKRVMVLQSAGNLATTQSVISLLSSRIATQQEPNLMQVSSLYDAAMLIGKTLQEVIQRDSSNQQHCGNTNFNCNLLLGGQIAGETHRLFHIYPEGNFIEASYDTPYFQIGESKYGKPIIDRVLNRETPLEQAMCCALISIDSTLRSNLSVGLPLDTLLYRSGSLSGAGQHRITESDPYFNTIRKAWSEGLQNTFLTLPPYAPGSERSGAVSGEK from the coding sequence ATGACCTACTGTGTGGCCATGTGTTTAGCGGACGGACTCGTTTTCGCCTCAGACTCCCGTACCAACGCGGGAGTAGATCATATTGCGACCTTTAAAAAGCTCCATGTCTTCGCCGAGGAGGGGAAGCGCGTGATGGTGCTGCAGTCCGCGGGCAATCTGGCTACCACCCAGAGCGTCATAAGCCTGCTGAGTTCGCGGATTGCGACTCAGCAGGAGCCTAATCTGATGCAGGTCAGCTCGTTGTATGACGCGGCGATGCTGATCGGTAAAACGCTGCAGGAGGTGATTCAGCGCGACAGCAGCAATCAGCAGCACTGCGGCAACACCAATTTCAACTGCAACCTGCTGCTCGGCGGGCAGATTGCGGGGGAAACGCATCGCCTTTTCCATATCTACCCGGAAGGCAATTTTATTGAAGCCTCGTACGATACCCCTTATTTCCAGATTGGCGAGAGCAAATACGGCAAGCCGATTATCGACCGGGTGCTCAACCGGGAGACGCCGCTGGAGCAGGCGATGTGCTGCGCGCTGATCTCGATTGACTCCACGCTGCGCAGCAATCTCTCCGTTGGCCTGCCGCTGGACACGCTGCTGTACCGCAGCGGGAGTTTGAGCGGCGCCGGCCAGCATCGCATCACCGAAAGCGACCCGTACTTCAATACCATTCGCAAGGCGTGGTCGGAAGGGCTGCAAAACACATTCCTGACCCTGCCGCCCTATGCGCCGGGCAGCGAGCGCTCAGGTGCGGTCAGCGGTGAAAAATAG
- a CDS encoding AraC family transcriptional regulator, translating into MAWLEAKALFNPDAVHNRVIGVCSALGQHDSGSHRHQMGQLLFTRQGCVRLTLDNGTLLCLLPPTRAAWIPAGMDHRAQMKSIVDYRSVWFHPTHYPALPRHPAILNVGPLLRELLERIAASPWESDWRTGTGWHLAALCEAEICSAAQEPMMLALPQDKRLAPLADDALPPMLLQLAARCGASEKTISRIFRRDTGMTYQQWRQQWRLMKAVELLATGERITATAQTLDFASDSAFIYFFRTMTGMTPGRYFSPLTAPERSLPGA; encoded by the coding sequence ATGGCCTGGCTCGAAGCGAAAGCGCTCTTCAATCCGGACGCTGTGCATAACAGGGTGATTGGCGTGTGCTCGGCGCTGGGCCAGCATGATTCCGGCAGCCACCGGCACCAGATGGGCCAGCTACTGTTTACTCGTCAGGGCTGCGTGCGGCTGACTCTCGACAACGGCACGCTGCTGTGCCTGCTGCCACCTACCCGGGCGGCCTGGATACCGGCCGGTATGGACCATCGTGCGCAGATGAAAAGCATCGTCGACTATCGCTCGGTGTGGTTTCACCCGACCCACTATCCTGCCCTCCCGCGGCATCCGGCGATCCTTAACGTTGGCCCGCTGCTACGCGAACTGCTGGAGCGAATCGCCGCCAGCCCGTGGGAAAGTGACTGGCGGACCGGGACCGGCTGGCACCTCGCCGCGCTTTGCGAGGCGGAAATATGCAGCGCGGCGCAGGAGCCAATGATGCTGGCCCTGCCTCAGGATAAGCGTCTGGCGCCGCTCGCCGACGACGCGCTGCCGCCGATGCTGCTGCAGCTTGCCGCCCGCTGCGGAGCCAGCGAAAAGACCATCAGCCGGATTTTTCGGCGCGATACCGGCATGACTTATCAGCAGTGGCGGCAGCAGTGGCGCCTGATGAAGGCGGTGGAGCTGCTGGCCACCGGGGAGCGCATTACCGCTACCGCGCAGACGCTGGATTTCGCCAGCGACAGCGCCTTTATCTACTTTTTCCGCACCATGACCGGCATGACGCCGGGGCGCTATTTTTCACCGCTGACCGCACCTGAGCGCTCGCTGCCCGGCGCATAG
- a CDS encoding carbohydrate ABC transporter permease: MKRKLRILLRYLAALLVALSILAPMAWLFLMSVSATADLTRVPLEWLPRQWDFSRYARLLSLQPGEPGALFLPALRNSLLVAVGATLVSLLLAVPAAFSFSRYPGRDGWLYAGLGIYMVPPVAFVLPLYFILEHFGLLNTRSGLVLVYCSLIMPFLTWMVKNQFDALPQDIEQAARLDGLRVWQVLLRITLPLAKPMLGASALFGWLLAWDEFFYALLFTSNIAAQTLPVTIAGFTAGRATDDGLVAAVGILASVPPLFIAIWLQKTLVSGLTHGGSKG; this comes from the coding sequence ATGAAACGTAAACTGCGTATTCTGCTGCGCTACCTGGCGGCCCTGCTGGTCGCGCTGTCGATACTGGCCCCGATGGCGTGGCTCTTTTTGATGAGCGTCAGCGCCACCGCCGATCTGACACGGGTACCGCTGGAGTGGCTGCCGCGTCAGTGGGACTTCAGCCGCTACGCCCGTCTGCTGTCATTGCAGCCCGGCGAGCCCGGTGCGCTGTTTCTCCCCGCCCTGCGCAACAGCCTGCTGGTTGCCGTCGGCGCGACGCTGGTGTCGCTGCTGCTGGCGGTGCCCGCCGCCTTCAGCTTCTCGCGCTACCCCGGGCGCGACGGCTGGCTGTATGCCGGGCTCGGTATCTATATGGTGCCGCCGGTGGCCTTCGTACTGCCGCTCTATTTTATCCTCGAACACTTCGGGCTGCTGAATACCCGCAGCGGGTTGGTACTGGTTTACTGTTCGCTGATTATGCCGTTTCTCACCTGGATGGTGAAAAATCAGTTCGACGCGCTGCCGCAGGACATTGAGCAGGCCGCCAGGCTCGACGGTCTGCGGGTCTGGCAGGTGCTGCTGCGCATCACCCTTCCCCTGGCAAAACCGATGCTGGGAGCATCGGCGCTGTTCGGCTGGCTGCTGGCGTGGGATGAGTTTTTCTATGCGCTGCTGTTTACCAGCAACATTGCCGCCCAGACGCTGCCGGTCACCATTGCCGGATTTACCGCCGGGCGCGCCACTGACGATGGACTGGTGGCGGCGGTCGGCATCCTCGCCTCGGTCCCGCCGCTGTTTATCGCCATCTGGCTACAAAAAACGCTGGTCAGCGGCCTCACTCACGGTGGAAGTAAGGGATAA
- a CDS encoding fatty acid desaturase, producing MTQHSSKYLHQQQRELIRQLSRRWLWRSELPTWLVIIAVYSGWFMTLAYWRTLGLFPATVLLIWFTAWYMSLQHELIHGHPTPWRWCNQLLGTLPLAVWYPYGLYRDSHLAHHHNDRLTLPVDDPESYYFSAESWRRFSPWQRKVIHLRNTFFGRLLLAPLLDIVQTLVSAVNAFRQRQGSAMVMWLVHGGLLAALLTWMAHCDFSPLYFVVVISYPALALTKIRAFFEHRAADDPLARSVINEAGLLWRVLFLNLNYHSVHHDLPGVPWYGLRKIYLLERERYQQRNHGFVVRGYGEWLRAFFFSAVAVNAHPGIGKAPQAGESDES from the coding sequence ATGACACAGCACTCGTCGAAGTATCTGCATCAGCAGCAGCGGGAGCTGATTCGCCAGCTTTCCCGCCGCTGGCTGTGGCGCAGCGAATTACCCACCTGGCTAGTCATTATTGCGGTTTACAGCGGCTGGTTTATGACCCTGGCCTACTGGCGGACGCTGGGGCTGTTTCCGGCGACCGTGCTGCTTATCTGGTTTACCGCCTGGTATATGTCGTTACAGCATGAGCTGATCCACGGCCACCCGACGCCCTGGCGGTGGTGTAATCAGCTGCTGGGCACGTTACCGCTGGCGGTGTGGTATCCCTACGGGCTGTATCGCGACTCGCACCTGGCGCACCACCATAACGACCGGCTGACGCTGCCGGTGGATGACCCCGAATCGTACTATTTTAGCGCCGAAAGCTGGCGCCGTTTCTCGCCCTGGCAGCGTAAAGTGATACATCTGCGCAATACGTTTTTCGGCCGTCTGCTGCTGGCGCCGCTGCTGGATATTGTCCAGACGCTGGTCAGCGCGGTGAACGCCTTTCGCCAGCGGCAGGGGAGCGCGATGGTCATGTGGCTGGTGCACGGCGGGTTGCTGGCCGCGCTCCTGACGTGGATGGCGCACTGTGATTTTTCGCCGCTCTATTTCGTGGTGGTCATCAGCTACCCGGCACTGGCGCTGACCAAAATTCGCGCCTTCTTCGAACATCGGGCCGCTGACGATCCGCTGGCGCGATCGGTGATCAATGAGGCCGGGCTGCTGTGGCGAGTGCTGTTTCTGAATCTTAACTACCACTCCGTGCATCACGATCTGCCCGGCGTGCCGTGGTACGGTCTGAGAAAAATCTATCTGCTGGAGCGGGAACGCTACCAGCAGCGTAACCACGGGTTCGTGGTGCGCGGCTATGGCGAGTGGCTGCGCGCCTTTTTCTTTAGCGCGGTGGCGGTTAATGCTCATCCGGGGATCGGGAAAGCCCCACAGGCAGGAGAGAGCGATGAGTCATAG